The sequence below is a genomic window from Draconibacterium halophilum.
TTCTCGAAATTAATAACAGGGATGAAAGGAAAACCGCTTTTATGTTGCGCTACAAAAAATGGAGAGTGTTGAGGGACTTTCATAAAAAAACCGCTTCTCAATCGAGAAACGGTTCTTATTATTATTTATCGTAAATTGTACTTACTGAACGTCGATAGCATTTAAATCCTCGAATGCCACTTTCAAACGGGCAATCATTGCTTCTTCTCCTTTACGCAACCAAACACGTGGGTCATAGAATTTTTTGTTTGGTTTTTCGTCGCCCTCAGGGTTACCGATTTGTGCTTGAAGGTAATCGTGGTTGGCAGCTTCAAATGCACGAACGCCATCCCAGTATGCCCACTGTGTATCGGTATCGATGTTCATTTTAACAACACCGTATGAAATCGCTTCACGAATTTCTTCGTGTGTCGAACCTGATCCTCCGTGGAATACAAAGTTCACTGGTTTTTCATCAGTTCCCAGTTTTTCCTCGATGTATTTCTGTGAGTTATCAAGAATTTTTGGAGTGAGTTTTACGTTACCCGGTTTGTAAACACCGTGTACATTACCGAAAGAAGCGGCAATAGTGAAGTTTGGCGATACTTTGCTCAACTCTTCGTAAGCATAGCAAACTTCTTCTGGCTGAGTGTACAATTTTGATGCGTCAACATCGGAGTTGTCAACACCATCTTCTTCGCCACCGGTAATACCCAATTCAATTTCCAGTGTCATGCCCATTTTTGACATGCGCTCCAGGTATTTTTTGCTGATTTCTATGTTTTCTTCAATTGGCTCTTCGCTAAGGTCTAGCATGTGCGAACTGAAAAGTGGTTTGCCTGTTTCTTCGAAGTGTTTTTCGCTGGCATCTAACAAGCCGTCAATCCAGGGCAACAGTTTTTTTGCTGCGTGGTCGGTATGAAGAATCACACGTACACCGTATGCTTCAGCTAAAGTGTGAATATGTTTTGCTCCTGCAACAGCTCCTAAAATGGCCGCTTCATGGCCTTCAAGTTTTAACCCTTTACCAGCGTTAAATGCAGCTCCACCATTCGAAAACTGAATCATAACAGGAGCGTTTACCTCCTTGGCTACTTCCATAATTGCATTAACAGAAGAAGAACTCACAACATTTACTGCCGGCATGGCAAATTGATTGGCTTTGGCTTCTTCGAAAATAAATTGTACGTCAGCACCGGTAACAACTCCCGGCTTAACGTTTTCGGCTATTTTTCCCATAATTAAATCGTTTTACTTTTATATGAAATAGAATTAGAACACAAAATTAAGATTTGAGTTTAGGTTAACCAATTTTTCCTTGTTAATGATGATTAAAACCGACAAAATTATCTGAAAATTAACGCTGTAACTTTATCTTGTTTAAGGTTAAATATTGTTTTGGGTAATTATCCAACTTCTACTCAGGCATTGTTTTTTATTCATTATCATGTCATAAAAAATAAAAATCATTGATTAATACGCAAAACAAGGTCAGAAAACCAGGTGAGTTCTATCCAGGGAAATACTTGGCATTTGGCCGCGACTTGTTGAAAGAGATGTACAAGCATAAAAATTAAAACGTTTTGGATGAAGCAGAAATAGCTTAAGAAAGTTATTCTACCGACAGTAAAACGACGGTTTCAAACCATTGTTTTTTATTGCTTAAAAATGGTGATAAGTGGATTATTATGTTACGTGAGATAGTATAGGTGCAAAATAAATCAGCAAATTTATGGTGGGTAAAAATATATTTCTTAAGTTTGATTTCTCGTAATACCTCTGATACACAATAGGAAGTGAATTCCGGATCAATCATCTAAGTCGTCCTTGTTGAAGAATTGTGTTGTTGCAAATTTGGTTTTGTGAGTTGTGATGATAGTAGAACAAGGGTATATAGGTATTATCGGGGTCATTCTGATTTTTTCTTTTCAGATTAATTTTGCATTTGCTCAACCTGATTATCTTCCTTTAAATAATTTAGGAACCGATGAGGGGTTGTCTTCATCTATCATAACCTGTATCAATCAGGATCAGAACGGGTTTATCTGGATAGGAACAAGAAAAGGCCTTAATCGTTTTGATGGTAATCGTTTTAAAGTTTATCAGAAGGATGATAGTGAGGCTGGGAAAAATTCGTTACCCGATGATTTGGTTTTGGCATTATGTCTGGATAATAATAACCGTTTGTATGTTGGAACCAACGATGGACTAAGTTTTTATGATCCGGAGCTGGATAAATTTCACAACTTTAAATCCGATTCAACTTCTTGTTTATTCGATATTACTATTCAAGCCCGAGCTTTGGCTGTTGACAATAATGGCTCGGTGTACATTGCGTGCACTGATGGGATCATTTATTTTGATCCTAAAAAGAATATCATTCAGCATTTACTCGCAAATGAAAATGGCAAAAACAGATTGGTAATCGATGATGTATATCTTGACTCCGATAGGCGGCTTTGGTTTGGCTCTGCTTCCGGACTTGCTGTGCTCAACACTAAAACAAAAGAAATAAAGCAAGTAATAAAAGGTGAAAATAATGAAGATTATTCCAATGTCAGAATTAATAAAATAATTGAAGATCATTCAGGAACGATTTGGGCTGCCAGTTATTCGCAGGGGCTTTTTAAGGTTTTGCTGAACGATGATGGTGAAGAGCGGTTAAGGAACTTTAAACACGATCCGAACGATCCTGCTTCCATTTCGACAAACCGCCTGCTTAGCCTTGCAGTGGATAAAAATAATAACCTTTGGGTAGGGGCTGAAAATGATGGTATTTATTGCCTGGACAAAAATAGAGAGCGTTTTGAACACTATCTTTCCTCTAAAACCGATCCCTTGGTTACTAAAACCTACTCAGGCGAATGTCTGTTTATTGATAAAAGCAACAACCTGTGGATAGGTACTTATTCAAACGGAATACAAATAGCTCCTGAGAACGGTGGTGCCATAATTTCTTTCAGTCAGTTTAAAGGGGGAGATTTAAGCAATACCAATAATATGGTAAATGCTTTTTTTGAAATGAACGACAGCATAATTGTATTGGCTACCGATGGTGGCGGAGTTAATATAATGAATAAAGGAACAGGTTCTTTTACTAATTTTAATACCACAAACTCAAACTTGCCCAATGATTATGTGTTGTCGATAGCTAAAGGAGAAGATGGTGACATCTGGTTGGCAACATGGGGATCAGGATTAGTTCGTTACAATGAGAATAGTGATAAATTTACAGTCTATAATACAACGAATTCTTCTATTCCTGATAATAACCTACATCATATTTGTCGGGGAAATCAGTCAGATTTATTAATTGCCACATTTAGTGCCGGAGTGGCGCGCTTTTTTCCAAAAGAAAACAAGTGGGAAGTGTTCAATACCGGCAACAGCGATCTTTCCGTTAATAATGTTAATGTAATTCGCAGAGCTGGCGAGGAATCCTTTTTTGTGGGCACAAACTCAGGGTTGATGAGGTTTTACCCCGAAAATAATACAATTGAAGATTGCGCGTTGAAGAAAGAAATAGAGACACTTAGTACAGTACATATTTACGATGTTTTTGTTGAAAACCCAACTTCGGTTTGGGTGGGCAGCCTGTCTGGTTTATATCATTTTAATCCGAAAACAGGAGATAATAAAACCTATACCGTAAATGATGGTTTGCCAAACAACACGGTAAATGGCATTGTAAAAGACCCCGAAGGATTGCTATGGTTTTCAACCTCAGGTGGATTGTGCAGATACAATGTCAACCAGGATAAATTTGATTGTTTTTACAGTGATGACGGACTTCAGAGCAATGAATTCCGCCCGCGAAGTGTGCTGATCGACTCCGATAACAATTTGTATTTTGGAGGCATCAACGGCTTTAGTATTATTTATCCGGAAAAGCTGAAAAAGAATCTTCAGATTCCGCTTGTTAAATTTACCGAACTGGAGATCTTTAATAAAGTTGTATACCCAAATGAACCGGGCTCACCACTTAATAGGATAATTTCTGAGGTGGATGAAATAAAATTACCGGAAAAGAAAGCGGTTTTAACCTTTCATTTCAGTGTTTTGGATTATGCCAGTCCGGCAAAAAACCAACACGCTTATATGCTTGAAAACTTCGATGAAGAATGGATTTATTGTGGATCACGGCGGCAGACAACCTACACAAATCTTGATCCGGGAAAGTATATCTTAAGAGTGAAAGGAGCCAATGGCGATGGAGTGTGGAACGAAGCGGGAATTGCATTGAAGATAACCATCATTCCTCCATGGTGGAAAAGCTGGTGGTTTATGTTGATACTGTTTGTAGTATGTGTTGGTATATTTTTATTTGTCAACCATTTACGTATCAAATCTCTCGAACAACAGAAACAAAAACTGGAATTGGCTGTGGCAAAAAGAACAAACGAACTTGCAGAACTTAATGCGACCAAGGATAAATTGTTTTCTATTATTGCCCACGATCTTCGAAATCCGTTTAACGTAATTCTGGGTTATACTGATGTTTTAATTGAAGGGTACCATAAATTTGACAAGAAAATGATGGATCAGATTCTGGAAAATCTGAAAACGGCAGGAGACAATGCGTTTACCTTGCTCGAAAATTTATTGAACTGGTCACGGTCGCAGCGGGGAGTGATCGAGTTTTCTCCAAAATCAATTCTGCTGGATGATGTTATAGCAGTTGCACTTTTTGAGATTGAAGCAGTTGCAGAGAAAAAAGGAATTACGATTGAAAACCATATTCAAGACAATTCAATCCGAGTTTTTGCTGATTATAATATGCTTTTGCTCATCTTCAGGAATTTGCTCACCAATGCAGTAAAATTTAGTGATCCCAGAGGAACGGTTTCTTTTGTTAGTGGTGAGTTGAACAGGAATTTTATAACACTGGGAATTCAGGATGGAGGTATTGGAATAGACCCAACAAAAATGAAGTTTTTATTTCAGCCGGGGAAACAGGAAACGATGCAGGGAACAAAAGGCGAAAAAGGCAGTGGCCTGGGATTAATGCTTTGCAAAGAGTTTATTGAGAAACATCATGGGAAAATATGGGTGGAGAGCATGCCCGGTGAAGGTTCCGTATTTTGGATTAAAGTTCCCACAAGCAGTATGGTGTTTGACAAATTGTAGGTTTAAGAAATGGCACCCGCTAGAAAGCAGATGCCATTTTAATCCTCCAACCAATTTGTCCTTCAGCGGAAGAACTGTCCCTCTCTCACTTCAACTTCTATTCTGCGCTCATAAATTGTTCTAAATCTTTTTCAGCCTCAGTAATACCTGCAATTCCGAAATTTTCAACCAATACATTTACTACGTTTGGCGAAAGGAATGCGGGAAGTGTTGGCCCCAGGTGTATATTTTTAACGCCCAGTTGCAACAGTGCCAGTAATACAATAACAGCTTTTTGCTCGTACCAGGCAATGTTGTAGGCAATTGGTAGTTCGTTAATATCGTTCAGTTCAAATACCTCTTTCAGTTTTAAAGCAATTACTGCCAGCGAATACGAGTCGTTGCATTGTCCCGCATCAATTACACGTGGAATGCCACCAATATCGCCCAGTGGTAATTTGTTGTAACGGTATTTTGCACAACCTGCGGTTAATATTACTGTGTCTTGTGGTAATTTGTCGGCAAACTCGGTGTAATAATCGCGGCTTTTCATACGTCCGTCGCAGCCGGCCATTACAAAGAATTTTTTGATAGCTCCTGTTTTTACAGCGTCAACAATTTTATCGGCTAAAGCAAAAACCTGTGCGTGGGCAAATCCACCAGTAATCTCTCCGGTTTCAATTTCCTGTGGTGCAGCACATTTTTTGGCGTGCTCAATAATGGCACTGAAATCTTTCATCTTGCCATCTTTACGATCCGGAATATGGATAGCACCAGCAAGACCCGATGCACCGGTTGTGTAAATTCTGTTGGTGTAAGTTGCCGAATCTTTTGGCGGAACAATACAGTTTGTAGTGAACAAGATTGGCCCGTTAAAACTTTCGAATTCAGTGTTTTGTTTCCACCATGCATTTCCGTAATTACCTACCAGGTGTTCGTATTTTTTGAAAGCCGGATAGTAGTGTGCCGGCAACATTTCGCTGTGTGTGTACACATCTACTCCGGTTCCTTCGGTTTGTTTCAGCAACTCTTCCATGTCTTTCATATCGTGACCGGAAATCAGAATTGCAGGATTATTACGTACCCCGATATTTACTTTTGTAGCTTCAGGATTTCCGTAAGAACCTGTGTTGGCAGCATCTAACAATGCCATTACATCAACACCAAATTTACCGGTTTCCAAAGTAAGTGCAACAAGTTCGTCAACACTTAAATCTTCGGTCGTAGCAACTAACGCACGTTGCATAAATTGGAAAATCTCATCTTTTTGGCTGCCCAAATTGTAAGCATGTTCGGCATAAGCTGCCAGCCCTTTCACTCCGTAAATAATCAACTCGCGTAGCGAGCGAATGTCTTCGTTTTCAGTACTCATTACACCAACTTCTTCGGCTTTTGCTTCAAACTCTTCGGTAGTACTTCCTGTCCACGTTGCAATAGCCGGTAATTCTTCGGGTAAAGCTACACCTGCTTCTTTGCTCAGTACATGCAATTCGTTTCTCAACTGAAGTGCTTTTATAATTCGTTTTGTAAATACCGCCGCATCGAAATTGGCATTGGTAATGGTGCTAAACAAACCATCAAAAACAAGTTTATCTACTTTTTTAGGGTTGGCGCCAACATTTCTAAGTTTTTCGTTGTACCAGCAAATTCCTTTTAGCACATATAATAATGTATCTTGTAAATTAGCTACATCGCTGGTTTTTCCACATACTCCTGCAATTGTGCAACCGGTTCCTTTGGCTGCTTCCTGACATTGAAAACAAAACATGCTCATTTTTCTATTTTTTTAGTTTGTTATTACTTTTTATTTGAATGATTAGGGTGCTGATTTTATCACAACTTAATTGGGTAAGTTCGTCGGTTTATACCCACTCTTCGCTTAATACATCGCCCTTAATTCCGATCACAACTTCTTTAACGGGTACCTTTCGCGATGCCATTTGGGTGGCCATTTTTACCATTTGCGATAATCCTCCGCAACAGGGAACTTCCATAATTACTACGGTTATTGTGTTTACTTTCGATTCGTCAATTAGTTTTATCATTTTTTGTACGTAGATGTCTGTTCCCTGGTCGAGTTTTGGGCAGGCAATTACCATTTTGCGTCCTTTAATAAAGTCGTTATGGAAATTACCATAAGCAAAACCTGCACAGTCGGCAGCTACCAATAAATCGGCGCCCTGGAAATAGCTTGCCGCCGGATTAATCAAGTGCATTTGCACCGGCCACTGTGAAAGTTCCGATGGGGCAGCAGAAGCAGGAGCGGCCATTTTTAAACCACCCGCATCAAAAGCCATTGGTGCCGAGCCCGGACATCCGCCTGTGGAACAACCACCGCCAGCTGCATTTTCTTCTTTCGCTCCGTGGAGTAGTTCGTGCACTTCGCTGATTTCAAAAGGCATGTTCTCACGATTGGCTTTTATAAATCCTAATGCCTGTTGCAAATAATCGGTTTCATTATGATCCTGCAAATGTTTTAAGTGCGCAAACATCGTGGCTTTTCCTTGTTTTACCATTTGCGAAATGGTTGCAATTTCGTCGTAAGCATCGGCTTCGCGCTTTTCAATGGTAATTGCACCTTCCGGGCAATGACCAATGCAGGCGCCCAGTCCGTCGCACATTAATTCGCTTATCAGTCGTGCTTTTCCATCAATTATCTGGAGAGCTCCTTCGTGACAATTTGGAACACAAACTCCGCATCCGTTGCATAAATCATCATCTATTTTAATTATCTCTCGTATCATATTTCTTGTTCTTTTCTTTAAGTTTACGCAACAAAAATAGGGTGCCGGTGTTAGGCAAAATGTATCAATTGTTACAAAATGATAGATTATTCAGTTCTTGTTAAAAGTCCGTTGTTTCATGGTATTCCTGATGAGGAGTGCCGGGCGTTATTCTCAAAAATCCATTACCAGGTACGCAAGTTCGGGAAAGATGAGATTGTTGTGCAGGGAGGAGAGGAAGTGGCCAATTTGTTTATTGTGCTTTCCGGAAGTGTTAGGGGCGAGATGATTGATTACTCGGGGAAAACGGTAAAAATAGAGGACATTGAAGCACCACGTCCACTGGCAGCTGCTTTTTTGTTCGGAAAAGAAAATAAATTCCCGGTAACAGTAACTGCTAATAAAAAGGTTGAGTTGCTGGCTATTCCGGTTGTTGAGTTCCTGAAATTATTGCAACTAAATACCCGTTTGTTGCGCAATTATTTGAACAGCATTTCAACACGGGCTCAATTTCTATCGCAGAAATTACATTTTCTGAGTTTTAAAACGATTAAGGAAAAAGTTGCCCATTTTTTGCTTCAGCAGGCGGGCGATTTATATCATTCGTTTGAGCTAAAAAATACACAACAACAACTGGCCGAAATGTTTGGTGTAACCCGGCCATCGTTGGCGCGTGTACTTGGCGACATGCAAAACGAGAATCTCATAAAAATTGAAAAGAAAACCGTTACATTGCTCGATAAGCAGGGTTTAAATAAAATATTGAAGAATGAATAAAACGCCGGATTTGATCCGCTACAATATATTTCAACCGTTTACTCAACTATTTGCATTTACCACGACAAAAAACACATTGCCGATAGAACGGGTGCGCTACAGTAATGTTCCTGAAAATAAAGGAAAGCTGGCTGAGGCACTGGAGCTGGAAGCCGTACAAATGGTTTATCCCAATCAAACGCACAGCAGCTGTGTAGCCGATATTCAGGAGGTTCCCGATTCCGTTATTTCAGAAACCGATGCGCTGGTTACCAATCAAGCTGGACTGTGTTTGTGTGTGCAAACGGCTGATTGTGTTCCGGTGTTACTTTACGATCCGGAGGCAAAAGTTATTGCAGCCATTCATGCCGGATGGCGCGGTACTATTGGCGGAATCATTGAAAAGGCAGTGAGTAAAATGGCACGTAACTACGGCGTTTCAGTTGAAAATATAGTGGCTGCAATTGGGCCGTCAATAAGCCCCGAAATATACGAAGTGGGCGATGAGGTGGTAGCTGCTGCCCGAAAATCGATTCCCAACGTTGATTCAACGTTGTACAAAAACGGTAACGGCAAATTTCATTTTAACCTTTGGGAGGCTAACCGGCAGTTGCTGCTAAAACACGGGGTGCCGGCACAAAATATCGAGGTGTTGGGAGCGTGCTCGTTTTCCGAGGCAGAAAAGTATTACTCGGCTCGCCGCGAAGGAGTGGATACCGGGCGCATGGTATCGGGAATTATGCTGAAATCTTAATAAGGTTTAAATTGCCCTCCAACTCTCTGAGTTTTCATCAAAAGCCTTATCTTCGCAACTATTAAAAATTTCGAACTTTTACGCTTTCAGAAATCACTTGAAAATGAAGCAATATAGATTGTTTAATATCGTATTTGGCTGGCTTAGTTTTTTAATTGCAGCCATTGTTTATTTAATGACCATTGAACCCACTGTAAGTTTCTGGGATTGTGGCGAATTTATTACAACAGCTTTTAAATTTGAAGTCGGTCATCCACCGGGAGCACCGATTTTTATGATTGTTGGCCGCTTTTTTACCTTGTTTGCCGAACCTGAAGGAGCAGCAAAAATGGTAAACGTTCTTTCTGCCTTGGCCAGTGCCGGAACCATTATGTTTCTGTTTTGGACCATTACTCACTTGGCAAAAAAGCTGGTGGTAAAAGCTAAAGAAGCTACGCTGGGACAAACCATTTCGATTATTGCAGCAGGTTTTGTTGGAGCTTTGGCTTACACTTTTTCCGATACATTCTGGTTTTCCGCTGTTGAAGGCGAAGTTTACGCCAGTTCGTCGTTGTTAACCGCTGTGGTGTTTTGGGCCATTCTAAAATGGGAAAACGTAGCTGACGAACCTTATGCCAACCGCTGGCTGATATTTATTGCTTACGTAATTGGCTTGTCAATCGGTGTTCACTTGCTGAACCTGCTGGCCATTCCGGCTATTGTCTTTGTGTATTATTTCAGAAAATATGAAGTCACCCGCAAAGGAATTATCTGGGCGCTGGTAGCTTCGGTAATCATTCTGGGCGCTATAATGTACGGCATCATTCCGGGATTTGTGCGAATCGCATCGTGGTTCGAATTGATGTTTGTAAACGGTTTTGGCTTGCCTTATCACTCAGGCGTTTTCTTTTATGTAGCGTTGGTTATTGCAGCCTTAGCCTTTGGAGTTTATTAT
It includes:
- the fbaA gene encoding class II fructose-bisphosphate aldolase, with product MGKIAENVKPGVVTGADVQFIFEEAKANQFAMPAVNVVSSSSVNAIMEVAKEVNAPVMIQFSNGGAAFNAGKGLKLEGHEAAILGAVAGAKHIHTLAEAYGVRVILHTDHAAKKLLPWIDGLLDASEKHFEETGKPLFSSHMLDLSEEPIEENIEISKKYLERMSKMGMTLEIELGITGGEEDGVDNSDVDASKLYTQPEEVCYAYEELSKVSPNFTIAASFGNVHGVYKPGNVKLTPKILDNSQKYIEEKLGTDEKPVNFVFHGGSGSTHEEIREAISYGVVKMNIDTDTQWAYWDGVRAFEAANHDYLQAQIGNPEGDEKPNKKFYDPRVWLRKGEEAMIARLKVAFEDLNAIDVQ
- a CDS encoding ligand-binding sensor domain-containing protein; amino-acid sequence: MIVEQGYIGIIGVILIFSFQINFAFAQPDYLPLNNLGTDEGLSSSIITCINQDQNGFIWIGTRKGLNRFDGNRFKVYQKDDSEAGKNSLPDDLVLALCLDNNNRLYVGTNDGLSFYDPELDKFHNFKSDSTSCLFDITIQARALAVDNNGSVYIACTDGIIYFDPKKNIIQHLLANENGKNRLVIDDVYLDSDRRLWFGSASGLAVLNTKTKEIKQVIKGENNEDYSNVRINKIIEDHSGTIWAASYSQGLFKVLLNDDGEERLRNFKHDPNDPASISTNRLLSLAVDKNNNLWVGAENDGIYCLDKNRERFEHYLSSKTDPLVTKTYSGECLFIDKSNNLWIGTYSNGIQIAPENGGAIISFSQFKGGDLSNTNNMVNAFFEMNDSIIVLATDGGGVNIMNKGTGSFTNFNTTNSNLPNDYVLSIAKGEDGDIWLATWGSGLVRYNENSDKFTVYNTTNSSIPDNNLHHICRGNQSDLLIATFSAGVARFFPKENKWEVFNTGNSDLSVNNVNVIRRAGEESFFVGTNSGLMRFYPENNTIEDCALKKEIETLSTVHIYDVFVENPTSVWVGSLSGLYHFNPKTGDNKTYTVNDGLPNNTVNGIVKDPEGLLWFSTSGGLCRYNVNQDKFDCFYSDDGLQSNEFRPRSVLIDSDNNLYFGGINGFSIIYPEKLKKNLQIPLVKFTELEIFNKVVYPNEPGSPLNRIISEVDEIKLPEKKAVLTFHFSVLDYASPAKNQHAYMLENFDEEWIYCGSRRQTTYTNLDPGKYILRVKGANGDGVWNEAGIALKITIIPPWWKSWWFMLILFVVCVGIFLFVNHLRIKSLEQQKQKLELAVAKRTNELAELNATKDKLFSIIAHDLRNPFNVILGYTDVLIEGYHKFDKKMMDQILENLKTAGDNAFTLLENLLNWSRSQRGVIEFSPKSILLDDVIAVALFEIEAVAEKKGITIENHIQDNSIRVFADYNMLLLIFRNLLTNAVKFSDPRGTVSFVSGELNRNFITLGIQDGGIGIDPTKMKFLFQPGKQETMQGTKGEKGSGLGLMLCKEFIEKHHGKIWVESMPGEGSVFWIKVPTSSMVFDKL
- the hcp gene encoding hydroxylamine reductase produces the protein MSMFCFQCQEAAKGTGCTIAGVCGKTSDVANLQDTLLYVLKGICWYNEKLRNVGANPKKVDKLVFDGLFSTITNANFDAAVFTKRIIKALQLRNELHVLSKEAGVALPEELPAIATWTGSTTEEFEAKAEEVGVMSTENEDIRSLRELIIYGVKGLAAYAEHAYNLGSQKDEIFQFMQRALVATTEDLSVDELVALTLETGKFGVDVMALLDAANTGSYGNPEATKVNIGVRNNPAILISGHDMKDMEELLKQTEGTGVDVYTHSEMLPAHYYPAFKKYEHLVGNYGNAWWKQNTEFESFNGPILFTTNCIVPPKDSATYTNRIYTTGASGLAGAIHIPDRKDGKMKDFSAIIEHAKKCAAPQEIETGEITGGFAHAQVFALADKIVDAVKTGAIKKFFVMAGCDGRMKSRDYYTEFADKLPQDTVILTAGCAKYRYNKLPLGDIGGIPRVIDAGQCNDSYSLAVIALKLKEVFELNDINELPIAYNIAWYEQKAVIVLLALLQLGVKNIHLGPTLPAFLSPNVVNVLVENFGIAGITEAEKDLEQFMSAE
- a CDS encoding ATP-binding protein, which codes for MIREIIKIDDDLCNGCGVCVPNCHEGALQIIDGKARLISELMCDGLGACIGHCPEGAITIEKREADAYDEIATISQMVKQGKATMFAHLKHLQDHNETDYLQQALGFIKANRENMPFEISEVHELLHGAKEENAAGGGCSTGGCPGSAPMAFDAGGLKMAAPASAAPSELSQWPVQMHLINPAASYFQGADLLVAADCAGFAYGNFHNDFIKGRKMVIACPKLDQGTDIYVQKMIKLIDESKVNTITVVIMEVPCCGGLSQMVKMATQMASRKVPVKEVVIGIKGDVLSEEWV
- a CDS encoding Crp/Fnr family transcriptional regulator, translating into MIDYSVLVKSPLFHGIPDEECRALFSKIHYQVRKFGKDEIVVQGGEEVANLFIVLSGSVRGEMIDYSGKTVKIEDIEAPRPLAAAFLFGKENKFPVTVTANKKVELLAIPVVEFLKLLQLNTRLLRNYLNSISTRAQFLSQKLHFLSFKTIKEKVAHFLLQQAGDLYHSFELKNTQQQLAEMFGVTRPSLARVLGDMQNENLIKIEKKTVTLLDKQGLNKILKNE
- the pgeF gene encoding peptidoglycan editing factor PgeF yields the protein MNKTPDLIRYNIFQPFTQLFAFTTTKNTLPIERVRYSNVPENKGKLAEALELEAVQMVYPNQTHSSCVADIQEVPDSVISETDALVTNQAGLCLCVQTADCVPVLLYDPEAKVIAAIHAGWRGTIGGIIEKAVSKMARNYGVSVENIVAAIGPSISPEIYEVGDEVVAAARKSIPNVDSTLYKNGNGKFHFNLWEANRQLLLKHGVPAQNIEVLGACSFSEAEKYYSARREGVDTGRMVSGIMLKS